The genomic window GCTAAATTACCTTCACCTCACACATTCTGTGCTCTTTTTTTCCTGCGGTCACAGTCCAGTTGAAAAGGATAGATGTCTATAGAATAACTAGTTAATTCTGTTACACTATAGAGACCACAAAGAAAATATTTTAAGGCTTTTTCTTTCCACCTCATCCAATAGCCTACAACAGCAGAGAGCAGCAGACATGATGGACAACACGTCTCAACATAACTTCATCATGCACCACCACATGGAGCTGAGCACCCTCACTATGTACAGTGAGAACAGCACCAACAACACCGGCGCCAGGGAGCAGAACTCTACGACGTGTTCGCTCCGCATTCCACAGGAGCTGTTCCTGACGCTGGGCCTCATTAGTCTGTTGGAGAACATTTTAGTGGTGCTGGCCATCATCAAGAACCGCAATCTGCACTCGCCCATGTACTACTTCATATGCTGCCTGGCCGTCTCCGACATGCTGGTCAGCGTCGCCAACGTAGTGGAGACCATAGTCATGTTGCTCACCGAACACGGGCTGCTAGTGGTCACACCTGAAATGCTGCGGCACCTGGACAACGTCATCGACATCATGAACTGCAGCTCGGTGGTGTCATCACTGTCCTTCCTGTGCACCATCGCCGCGGATCGATACATCACCATCTTTTACGCGCTGCGTTACCACAGCATCATGACCACGCAGCGCGCCGTGACCATCATCGCGATGGTGTGGCTGACCAGCATTACCGCCAGCATACTTTTCATCGTCTACCACTCGCACACCGCCGTCATTGTATGCCTCGTCACCTTCTTCTGCATCACTCTTGTCTTCACCGCTGTGCTCTACATGCACATGTTCATCCTGGCGCACGTGCACTCGCGGCGCATCATGGCCATCTACAAGTCTCGCCGCCAGGGCACGAGCATGAAGGGCGCCATCACGCTCACTATCCTGCTAGGGGTCTTCATCCTCTGCTGGGGACCCTTCTTCCTCCACCTTATTCTCATCCTTACCTGCCCCACGACccccttctgcacctgcttcttCAGCTACTTCaacctcttcctcatcctcatcatctGTAACTCGCTCATCGACCCACTCATCTACGCCTATAGGAGCCAGGAGCTGCGCAAGACACTCAAGGAGCTGCTCTTCTGCTCCTGCGTCACCTTTCGATGCGATTCCATACTTGAGTGTCTATTTCCATGGAAGTTCACGTGACTGCAGGATTTGTTCAGGAATAACAGATTATTTGATATTTGCGGCACTATTAGGCGAATGCCTGCCATTGCTGTTGAATTAACTGAAATACATAGTTAATAAACTATGAGACCTCAGGTTGGATTGCGCAAAACGACACAGTGCCACGTATGGGACATTTTACCAACCCCTGGCCTCTTCCATGTTGCAGGCCAAGCCATACATATATGCCATACTTGCGTGTTGAACAAATGCTTGAACCATAATCTAAAGCATCTATATCTAATTATACACAGCAAATGTGTGATCAGAATTGTAACTCCCACAGTGTTAAATGGCCTAGTGTTAAACTAACACCTTTAAAAGTGTTGATAAACCAACACCCCAAAAGTGATTGGTCCCTAGCACAATGGGTGTTGCAAATTCCGACTTAACACGTGGTGTTACAGTAACTCATTTGGAGTTGTTGTTTTAACATTTTCGGGTGTAACTACTGCTCATTTATTTCCCAGGGTTACTTTTTTGCTGTatgtttgttagtgacagagacatgattgTTGCATTAGATGGCTTTCAGTCATCtagccttcaccaagtgagtgaCTAAGTGaatatttgatttgatcccaccagaatcaacactcagatataacactCACAACACTTTTTACCTCAACACCGTGATTTTAACACCCTCAAATTTGCTATTTAGTTATCATCTCCATATATCAGCAACTGACATAACTTTCTCAAAGATGCCAATGTGTGTAAAGGCTGCGGGTCCAGTTTTCTCAGGCACCAAGAAACTTTGGtttaacagtacattactgtaacctttacagtaatgtactacagtaatgtactgttaaaCCAAAGTTGCTTTGGAatttacagtaacatactgtacattttttacaGTAATTTACAGGTAAATGGCTGCCAGTAAATTAGCAtaaaaacatgattattttaCAGTGTACTATGTAGGACAAATAGTAATTTGTGCTTTAATTGTATAGCCGACACTGGAAATAGACTTTAAATAAGATATAGCAAGTGTTCTGTCTAAAATAGGAATGAATTTCCCAGAATGTTGTTGGGATGAGGATGTTGTTTGAAAGAGGTTattgttgaagaaaaaaatcaATGGGCATACTGATATACACTAGCCCTAATGCTTTGTATGGAGTCAAAGAAAGATGCACAAATATGAGAGTCATTAAGTTGTGTTTTGTACAAGAAAACAATTCTGTCACGTTTTGATTAAATAAATGAGTGCATTGTGAAGTCCAATAATAGCCTAATTGGTCTATATAGAGAGTTGCATTTTTATTTATTCACTCATTATTTGTTTACATCCAACTTCCAAAGACGTTTCACAGGCCTAACTTAGCCCACTTAGGCCTTTGACAAAAATGACCTATAAATTGAAATAAAACTTTTGGAATACAACTATTTACATGAAATCCAATCTTGAAACAGATCAGACATTTTAAGATTATCCTCACCATTTTAATGCAAATAATAATGTATGCATAGACggaaacaaaatgtttatttcaaTGTTTATTTTACAAGTAGCCCATGTAATGTAGACTAGCCATGTTTTTTAATTGTGTTATGTATGTACTGAATAATTTGAATGTTTCAACATATTTATAACATTTTCAAAAGCCTCAAGAGGGTATCAATATTCATCCCTTTAAACAATCCATGCTATTTTATGGCTGTGTGTCAGAACCAAGGCTCAAACTTCTCATTGTAAATGTGTACATTAGATGACTTTTTACTGTATATCAACATATTGCTATGGTCAAATTGTactaatatatactgaacaaaaatataaaacgcaatatggaacaatttcaaagattttactgagttacagttcatataaggaaatcagtcagttgaaataaattcattaggccctaatctatggatttcacatgacttggcagGGGTGCAGCCCACCCACTTGTcatccaggcccacccactgaggagccaggcccagccaatcagggGTGAAGCCATAGGTGGGCCTTAGAGAGCATAGGACCAACCATTTGCCAGCCAGGCCCAACCACCACCCAGGCCAGATGTGGAGGGgttggtgtggttacacatggtctgcggttatgaggccggttggacatactgaaaaattctctaaaacaacgttagcggcagtttatggtagagaaattgacattaaattatctggcaacagctctggtggacattcctgtagtcagcatgccaattgcatgctccctcaaaacttgagacatctgtggcattgtgttgtgtgacaaaactgcacattttaaagtggccttttattgtccccagcacaaggtgcacctgtgtaatgatcacgctgtttaatcagcttcttgatatgccacacctgtcaggtggatggaatatattggcaaaggagaaatgctcacgtacagggatgtaaacaaatttgtgcacaacatttgagagaaataagctttttgtgcatatagaacatttctgggacttGTTATTTCAGCACATGATGGTGTATTATTTAATAACAGCATCAGTAATGAGGACAGTGATAGTACGCATgataacaatataattataacacTATTGTTGTCATGATATCATTTGTTGCTATAATATTGTTGTAATATTGATAATTaataattactattattattgcaatactaataataacataATTAATCCTAAAATATTTATTGTTCTTGTTATTTTATGTACAGTGTACATATTGCATGTCATACATTTCTTAATCATGTAATGTTTGTTGATGTCAATCCTCATTTCTTTTAGTCAGTATGTGATCCTGTGGATAAAAATGTTTTTCATAAAAAACTATTTTGGTCCAGAAGTGTAATTTCAACCTTTCTCATGCCACAAGTGATGTTATGTGAGAATTAATTTAGTCCCCTCTtaaatactgtatgtgtctctcttgTCCATATAAAGGCCCACAAGCTCTCTGTCCTCAGTGTAACCTGGGCTGAccatctgtctaactgcctcttcTCTCAGACAAGAGGAGAGGTCTCTATCGAGACCTACAGTCCACTGCTCTTCTAAGTCCTCCAAATAAAGTTTCAATCACTTTTAATATATTATTAAATCATTTTGAAAGATAATAATTACTTCCTTT from Oncorhynchus tshawytscha isolate Ot180627B unplaced genomic scaffold, Otsh_v2.0 Un_scaffold_4_pilon_pilon, whole genome shotgun sequence includes these protein-coding regions:
- the LOC112263758 gene encoding melanocyte-stimulating hormone receptor — encoded protein: MMDNTSQHNFIMHHHMELSTLTMYSENSTNNTGAREQNSTTCSLRIPQELFLTLGLISLLENILVVLAIIKNRNLHSPMYYFICCLAVSDMLVSVANVVETIVMLLTEHGLLVVTPEMLRHLDNVIDIMNCSSVVSSLSFLCTIAADRYITIFYALRYHSIMTTQRAVTIIAMVWLTSITASILFIVYHSHTAVIVCLVTFFCITLVFTAVLYMHMFILAHVHSRRIMAIYKSRRQGTSMKGAITLTILLGVFILCWGPFFLHLILILTCPTTPFCTCFFSYFNLFLILIICNSLIDPLIYAYRSQELRKTLKELLFCSCVTFRCDSILECLFPWKFT